The Xanthomonas indica sequence TGCAGGTCAGCACCAGATCGCCCAGCCCGGCCAGGCCCATCAGGGTCTCCGGCTTGGCGCCGATCGCCGCGGCCAGCCGCAGCATCTCGTTGAGGCCGCGGGTGATCAGGCCGGCGCGGGCGTTGAGGCCCAGCTCCATGCCGTCGGCCACGCCGGTGGCCACTGCGAGCACGTTCTTCATCGCCCCGCCCAGTTCGGCGCCGACCATGTCGTCGCCGGTGTAGGCGCGGAAGGTCGGGCCGTGCATGGCGTCGGCGACCTGCTGCGCGAAGGCGGCATCGCCGTGCACGGTCACCGCGGTGGGCAGGTCCAGGGCCACTTCCTTGGCGAAGGACGGGCCGGTCACCACCGCCAGCGGGACGTCCTCGCCCAGGATCTCCTGCGCCACTTCGTGCAGGAAACGCCCCGACCCGGGCTCGAAGCCCTTGGTGGCCCAGGCCACGCCGGCCTGCGCCGGGCGCAGCGGCGCCAGCTGGCGCAGGGTGTCGGTGAACGCATGCGACGGCACCACCACCAGGATCCAGTCGGCGCCGTCGATGGCCGCGGCCAGGTCGGTGGTGGCCTGCAGGCCCTCCGGCAGCGCGATCCCCGGCAGGTAGCGCGGGTTTTCGTGACGCTGCCCGATGGCCTCGGCGACCACGGCATCGCGCCCCCACAGCACGGTCGGATACCCGTGCCGTGCGGTCAGCGACGCCAGCGCCGTGCCCCAGGAGCCGGCGCCGAGAACGGCGATCTTCTTCTTGGCGTTATCGCGCATGCGCAACGGCGGACGCGCTCAGGCGTTGCCGGCCGGCTCCGAATCGGCCAGCGACTGGCCCTCGCCCTGCTGCGCGCGCTGGCGCAGGGTCTCGGCGTACAGGGCCTCGAAGTTGATCGGCTGCAGGAAGAACGGCGGGAAGCCGCCAGCCTGGATCAGGTCGCTGACCAGCGAACGCACGTACGGGAACAGGATGCTCGGGCACTGGGTGCCGAGCAGCACGTCCACCGCCTGCGGGTCCAGGCCGACCAGGCCGAACACGCCGGCCTGCTGCACTTCGGCCACGTAGGCGGTCTTGCCGCCGGCGGTGCAGGTCAGGGTCACGGCCAGCACCACTTCGAAGGCCTGCTCGTTGAGCTGCTGCACGCGCTGGTTGAGGTTGAGCTGCAGTTCCGGCTGCGCGTTGTCGTTGAACACCGACGGCGCGTTGGGGGACTCGAAGGACACGTCCTTGACGTAGATCTTCTCGATGGTGAAAGCGGGACCGGCCGCGGCTTCGGCCGGCGCCGCGGCGCCGTTGTTGGTGACGTCGGACATTGCTTGACTCCGGTGGATTCGGTAACAGAAAGAAACGGGATTATCACACGCCGGCCGCGCCCCTCGGGGGCCGGCCGGGCGCGGTGTCTCAGCGGCCCTTGACCAGCGGCAGCTCGGCCTGCTGCCAGGCGGCGATGCCGCCCTCCAGCACGTAGACCTGCTCGAAGCCGGCCTTCTTCAACTGCTTGGCGGCGCCGTCGGCGGTGGTGCCGGTACGGCAGACCAGCACCACCGGCTGCGCCTTGGCGTTGGCCACCAGCTTGTGCTCGGGGCCGAACTGGCTGGCGGTGGCGTTGCGGCTGCCGGCGATGTGGCCCTTCTCGAAATCGGCCGAGGCCGACAGGTCGACCAGCACCGCATTGCCGGCGTTGATCAGGCGGGTCAGCTCGGCCGGCCGCAGGCTCTTGTAGCCACGGAACAGGCGCGCCACTTCGGTGACGATCAGGGCGATGGTGAGGCCCACCAGGGCCAGGGCCAGCATCGGGTTGCGGCCGGCGAAGGCCAGCAGTTCTTCGAAGTTCACGGGACTCGGGGGCGGGAAGCGGGCGCCGATTGTCGCACAGCTCGGCGACCGCGCTACTGGCCGTTCCACAGGTCCGGCAGGCCGTCCTGCAGCCACCAGGTCTTGGCCTCGGGATCCCAGCGCCAGCGCTCGCGGTAGCGGACGATGCGCTCGGCCTGGGTATTGCGGTTGATCACGCCCAGCTCGATCTCGCGCAGCGCCTCGCCCTCGCCGACCGCGCCGCCGCCGACCTTGTAGGAGGAGACCTGGATCTGCCGGTAGCGCTCCAGCTGCAGATCGGTCAGCGGGTGCGCCTGGCGGTAGGCCGGATCCACCGCCTGCCAGGCGGTTTCGAACTCGCTCCAGCGCACCGCGGCGGCGTAGGCGGTCTGCAGGTCGTCGAGCTTGCGCTGTTGCGCGCGGCTGCCGGCCACGGCCGCGCCGGTCCAGCCCAGCAGCAACAGCAGCGCGAGCGCGCGGAACATCGAAGGCATGGCGGCGTCCAGGTGGTGGCGCGCGGGGCGCGCGATCCGCGCATCCTACCCTTTGGCGATGGCCACGAAGCGACCGCCCAGGGTCGCCGCCGCCGCCGCACCGGGCGCGCCGACCTGGGCCTGGATGCCGATGCGGGCGCGGCCGCGCTGGCGGAAGGTGTGCACGAATACGTCCCAGTCGCCTTCCGTGTCGGCATTGGCCTGGGCGTGCAGATCGGCGTAGAGCGGCGCCAGGTAGCGCACCTGGCTGTCGGCGACGTAGACGTCGGCCTGCAGCCCGGCGCGGTGCAGCTCGCAGTTGACCAGCCCCCAGCCGGCCAGGGTCATCACCGATCCCAGGCTGCCGCCGAAGGCATTGCCCTTGTCGTTGATGTTGGCCGCCAGCGGCGCGACCACATGCAGGCGCCGGTCGGCATAGGCGTGCACGGCGACCTGCAGCGCCGCCACCGGCGGCATGGCCTGGAACTGGCGTTGCAGCTGCTGCAGGAACGCCTCGAAGGAAAGATCCGCTGCCATGGTGCGATTGTGCTGCCGGTGGGGGCTCGCATAATGCCTGGCATGAGCGCGCATGCAACCGCCGCCCCGGCCTGGACCCTGATCTCGCTGCGCCCGCAGGGCGAGCACGCGCCGCTGCGGCGGGCCGCGGCGCGCTGCGGCGGGCGCGTGCTGGCGGTGTCGCCGTGGCGGCTGCAGCCGCGCGCCGATCCCGCCACGCGTGCGGCCCTGGCCGCGGCATTGGCCGCACCGCGGGTCATCGTCAGCAGCCCGGCGGCGGTGCGCGCGGCGGCGGCGCTGCAGCCGCTGGCGGCACGCCCTGGGCAGTGCTGGCTGGCGGTGGGGGCAGGCACGGCGCGCGCGTTGCGCCAGCACGGCATCGCCGAGGTGGCGACGCCGGCGCGGATGGACAGCGACGGCCTGCTGGCGCTGCCGGAACTGGCCGCACCGGACCTGCCGGTGGGCCTGGTCACCGCGCCCGGTGGCCGCGGCCTGATCGCCGCGCACCTGCACGCACGCGGCACCCCGCTGCTGCGCGCCGACGTGTATGTCCGCGAACCGGTGCCGTTGCGCCCGGCCGACCTCGCCCGCCTGCGCGCAGCGCCGCCCGGGGTGCTGGCCTTGAGCAGCGGCGAGGCGCTGCACCAGCTGCTGGCGCAGTTGCCCGACGAATTGGCACGGGCCTGGCGCATGCGCCCCGTCGTCGCCGCCAGCGCGCGTCTGGCGGCGCTGGCGAGAGACCTGGGATTTACCGAGGTGGTGCAGGCGGCCGGACCGATGCCGCAACAACTGGTGGCCGCCGCGGTCGCGATCGTGACGCGCTCGCCACCTCGCTGAACGCGGGCCAGCGCCCGGGTTGCGGCCGCAGTGCCGCTCACGCCATGCTCCGGCGGTGCCGCGCCACCCGCCGCCTTGCTCGCGACGGGCGACGGCCCCCCAGGACGCTGCCGATGACCGACGAAATCCCGATCACGCCTCGCCGTTCCACACGCTGGATCTGGTTGCTGCTGGTACTCGCCACGCTGGCCGCGTTGGCGTTCGCCGGCTGGCGTGGCTGGGACTGGTGGCAGGCGCGCAGCGCGCGCGAACTGGCCCAGCAATCGGACCTGCAGCAGCAGTTGCAGGCGTTGCAGCAGGCCCAGGACAGCCTGCGTCGCGACCAGCGCGCCACCGCGCAGCGGCTGCAGGACGCGGCCAGCACCAACCGCGTGCTGCGCGACGAAATGCTCGGCCTGAGCCAGCGCAGCGCGCTGCTGGAAGCCAATGTCGCCAAGCTCGCCGATTCCAACCGCCACGGCGCGCAGGCGCTGCGCCTGGACGAGGTCGAGTTGCTGCTCAACCAGGGCCAGCAGCGCTTGCTGCTGGCCGGCGACGCGGTCGGCGCGCGCCGCGCCTACGCCCTGGCCAGCGGCGTGCTGGACGGCATCGACGATCCGCAGTTCCTCAACCTGCGCCAGGCGCTGTTGCAGGAACGCACCGCCCTGGATGCGCTGGGCGACGGCCCGCAGGCGCGCCTGGCGGCGCAGCTGGATGCGTTTTCCGCCAGCCTCGCCGCCCTGCCGACGCAATTGCCGGAGAACGCGCAACAGCCGCTGTGGCAGCGCCTGCTGGCGCCGCTGGTGAAGATCCGTCCCTCGCAGGGCGGCGTGCTGGCCGCCGGATCGGAGCGCGTGGCCGCCCACGATGCGCTGCAGCTCGACCTGACCCTGGCGCGCGCGGCGCTGGAGCGCGGCGACACGCGCGGCTATCGCAGCGCACTGGCCGGCGCCGGGCGCTGGCTGTCGCGGCTGTGGCCGGAATCGCCGCAGTTGCGCGAACGCCGCGCCGCGCTGCGCACCCTGGCCAACGCCGATCTGCGCCCGACCATTCCCGAACTCGGAACCACCCTGCAGCAGTTGCGCGCGATGCGCGACGCAAGGAGCCCGTCATGAAATCGCTTCGTTCCCTGATCGTGCTGTTGATCGTCATCGCGCTGGGCGTGATCGGTGCGCAATGGCTGGGGCAGGACCAGGTCCGCCAGCTGGGAGAGGTGATCGTGCGCGTCGGCGGCACCGACTACATCGCCTCGCTGCCGCAGGCCTCGCTGCTGCTGGTGATCGCGTTCCTGGCGCTGTGGCTGGTGTGGAACGTGCTCAGTTTCCCGTTCCGCGCCTGGGGCCGGCGCCGCCGCAAGCAGTCGCGCGCGCGCCTGCTCGACGGTCTGGCTGCCGCCCACGCCGGCCAGTGGACGCGGGCCGAGAAGCAACTCAACGCCGCCGCCGAAGATCCCGAGGTCAGCGCCATCGCGCTGATCGCCGCTGCGCGCGCGGCCGATGCGCGCGGCGACCGCGAAGCGACCGAGCGCCACCTGCGGCGCCTGGCCGAACGCGATGCTGCCGCGCACGCGCTGCTGCAGGCCGAACTGCACCTGGAGCAGCAGCGCCCGGTCGATGCGATCAACGCGCTGGACGTAGCCGCGGCGCAGCCGCTGCCGCCGCGCGGCCTGTTGCTGCGCACCGAGGCGCTGGCCCGCATCGGCCGCGCCGGCGAGGCCTACGGCCAGCTCGGCGCGATCCGCCAGCAGCAGGCCTTGCCGCTGGAGGCGATCGCCACGCTGGAGACACGCCTGGCCGCGGCCTCGCTGGACCAGGCCGGCGATGCCAATGCCCTGGCCGAGCGCTGGGAAAGCCTGCCCAAGTCGCTGCGCAGCGAGCCGGCCGTCGTGGCCGCCTATGCGGTGCGCGCGGCGGCGCTGCGCTGGGACGATGCGGCGCTGCGCAGCCTGGAGCAGGCGCTGGACACGCGCTGGGACGAAGGCCTGGCCGCGCTGTACGGACGCCTGCCGGTGGAAAAGTACGATTCGCGCCGCGCCAGTGCACAGCGCTGGCTGCAGGCGCACCCGGACAGCCCGTCGCTGCTGCTGACCCTGGCGCGCCTGGCCCGGCATCAGCAGCAGTGGCCGCAGGCCGAGGAATTCCTGCATCGCGCGCTGGCGCTCGGCGCCGGTGCCGAGGCCTGGGAAGTGTTCGGCGACGGCCATGCCGACGCTGGCGACATGCTCGCGGCGCAGCGCTGCTACGCCAATGCGCTGCGCGTGCGGCGTGGCGAACCGGCGCAGCCGCTGCCCGAACCGGTCGCCCCGGTCACCCCGATCGCGCCGGATCCGGATGGCACCGAGCGCCGCGACGCGCATGGGTTTCCGAGGCTGGAGGACTGAGTCCGGGACGAACGCGGGAGTAGGCGCGGCTTGGTGGCCCCTGTTTGGGCTCGGCCGCGACGCGCGACCGCGACTGCCCCACGTGGCTAACCGGCAGCGCCGATCGCCGGCTTTTGCCACGTTGCGCAGAATGCCGTTTGCCCCGTAGGAGCGGCTTCAGCCGCGACCGGGCATTCCCAGGAACCCCCGGTCGCGGCTGAAGCCGCTCCTACAGGATGCTTCCTGTCGTTGTCAGGGAGACGCTCAGAGCCTGCCTACGAGACAAGGTTACCTGGCGCTGATCCGCGGCGAAGCGCGTCTCAGGCATCACCGACGCAAGAGCACGCGCGCATCGCGCCGGTACCGCTGCGCGGCCGGCGAGATCCCGAAAGCCCGGCGGGATTCAGCGATGATCGTCGTGTGGCCGTGCCAGCCGCGCGGCGCTCACCGATCCGACGGTAGCACTGACCCGTCCACCCGCTCAGCGCCGCAAGGCCGGCGGCAGCGCCGGCAGGCGCGACAGGAACTCGGGCGCCAGGCCCTTGTAGCGCGCATGGCGCTCGTCCATGCGCCGCGGCACCAGGATGCGCGCGCCGAACATGCCCCAGATCAGCATGACCAGAAACACGGCGCCTCCCAACCAGAACCCGCCCTCGCCTCCGACGGCCAAACCCAGCAGCGGACCCACCAGGAAGGCACCGGCGCTCAGCAGGATGAAGCGGTTGCGCCGGCGGCGATGCGTCGCGCACATCCCGAGCACGTGGCTGCTGCGCTTGCGCGCGACCAGTGCCGCGATCGCATAGATCAGGATGCTCACCAGGATCAGCAGGTACCAGCCCGGGGCGTGCCAGTAGAACGTGCGCTTCTTCAGTTCGTCGGCACGCAGTGCCGCTCCGCACTTCACGCAATGCGGCGGGAACGGCGCGTCGCGCAGGCACAGCACCTCGTTGCCGTCGCGCCACAGCGTCTCGCCCGGCAGCGGCGGCGGCAGGCCGGGCGAAGTGGCGACGCTTGGCGCCTGGTACGGATTGAAACTGCCCTGCTCGGTCATGGCCTGCGCCCCCTGCGCGCGGTGTCGCCCGCATGGCGCAGGCGAATCGGTGGCATGGTAGCGCGGCACATGCAGGGCGGTCAGCGCCGGCGGCGCAAAGCCAGGTGGTCGCGCCAGCAGGGCGCGTCCCCAGCGGGGGGCGGTCGCACGCGTGCGTGCACACGCGCGGCCAGGCTCAGCGTTCGACGATCGCCACCACACCCATGCCGCCGGCGGTGCAGATCGAGATCAGCGCGCGGCCGCCGCCGCGTTCGACCAGTTGCTTGGCGACGGTGGCGACGATGCGCGCGCCGGTCGCGGCGAACGGGTGACCGGTGGCCAGCGACGAGCCCAGCGGGTTGATCTTGGCCGGGTCGATCTGCCCCAGCGGCGCGTCCAGGCCCAGCCGGGTGCGGCAGTAGTCTTCGCTCTCCCAGGCCCGCAGGGTGCACAGCACCTGCGCGGCAAAGGCCTCGTGGATTTCGTAGATGTCGAAGTCCTGCAGGCGCAGGCCATGGCGCTTGAGCATCTCCGGCACCGCGATGGTCGGCGCCATCAGCAGGCCTTCGCCGTGCACGAAATCCACCGCCGACACCTGCGCATCGCGCAGGTAGGCCATCGGCACGTGGCCGTGCGCCTGCGCCCAGTCTTCGGAGGCGAGCAGCACCGCCGCGGCACCATCGGTCAGCGGGGTCGAGTTGGCCGCGGTCAGGGTGCCGCGGCCGCTGACCTTGTCGAACGCCGGCTTCAGCGTGGCCAGTTTCTCCAGCGAGGTGTCGGCGCGCAGGATGTTGTCGCGCTCCACGCCGCGGAACGGCGCGATCAGGTCGGCGAAGAAGCCGCGCTCGTAGGCGGCGGCCAGCTTCTTGTGCGAGGACACCGCCCAGGCGTCCTGCGAATCGCGCGAGATGTTCCACTGCTTGGCCATGTCTTCGCAGTGGTCGCCCATGCTCTTGCCGGTGCGCGGCTCGGCCACGCCGGGGAACTCGGGCTTGAGCTCGGCGAACTTGAAGCCGCGGGTCAGCGCGCGCAGCTTGTCGCCGGCGCTCTTGGCGCGGTTGGCCGCCAGCAGCCGGGCGCGCAGCTTCTTGCCGTAGACGATCGGCACCTCGGAGGTGGTGTCCGAGCCGCCGCCGATGCCCGACTCGATCTGCCCCAGCGCGATCTTGTTGGCCACGGTGATGATGCTGTCCAGGCTGGTGCCGCAGGCGCGCTGCAGGGTGATGCCCGGGGTCAGCGGCGACAGCCCGGAGGACAGCGCGGCCTCGCGGCCCAGGTTCCAGTCGCTGGAATGCTTGATCACCGCGCCCATGGCCACTTCGCCCAGCTGCTGCCCGTGCAGCCCGTAACGCTCGACCAGCGCGCCCAGCGTGCGCACCGACATGCCGAGGTTCCCGACATCCGCATACGCCGTGTTCTGCCGGCAAAACGGAATGCGGACGCCGCCGAGAATGGCGACGGGACGGGCTGCTGGCATGGGATTACCTCGCGCGAGGGGAGTCGGGGACATGGCCTGCACGTTAGCGCAGGCATAATGAAGCGAGTGTAGCTATGCGCCCGCGACGGGCCAACCGCCAATCCCATGACCCAAGCCTTCGCCAACAGCCACGCCCGCGGGGTGATCGCCCTGGAACTGTCCTCCGGGCGCGAACCGACGCATCCGGCGCTGCCGCACACTCAGGCCGCCGAGCTGGCCGAGAAGGTCGGCCGCGACCTGGCGCAGCTGGTACCGGCGGTGCGCGAGCTGGAGCTGAGCCTGGCCGGCGCGCATTTCGACCCGGCCGAAGCGCTGCGCCCGGGCTGGCCGCTGCACCGGCGCCTGGAGGAACTCGCGGCCCGCGCGCCCGGCCGCAATGACGGCCCGCGGCTGCTGGCCTTCGGCACCGATGCGGACGGCAGCGTGCCGCTGCCGTTCCAGGCCGATAGCGGCCTGCGCGGCGGCGCGCTGCGGATCGTGCCGTTCCTGCTCAGCGGCCCCGACGACACCGTGCAGGCGGTGGCTGCGGCGCTGGAAGAAGTGCTGCTGGCGCAGGGCATGGCCCAGGCCGACACCGCGCTGCTTGCGCAGCAGGGCTTCGGCGCGGAGATCGAACACGCCCGCTACCTGACCGGCAACGACCTGGCGGCGATGATGTCGATGCAGTACGACAACCAGGGCCTGGCACCGCTGTGGCCACTGATCGAGACCGCGCTGCTGGCGCCGGACCAGGAGGAATGGCTGCAGACCCCGCCCGAGCCGCTGCTGCGCTATCGCGACGGCGAGGTGCGCATGGCCCTGTTCGATCCGGCCAGCTGGTGCGCCCACTACGCCTACGACCGCCAGGACTGCGAGCGCCTGCAGCGGGTCTACGAGCAGTACCTGGCCCGGCAGCGGCAACTGGCCGCGGTGCTGGAGGCCCATGGCCTGCCGGTGCTGTACGTGCATTGCGAGAGCGGGCAGGACGCCAAGCAGGCGTTGCTGGCGGCCTGAGCCGCGTCGGCACCTCCACTGGCTGGCCACCGCCCGACCGGAGCAAGCGCGCCAGCGATGGCCTCCGGGCGCACGCGCGTTGCAGAGAGAACGCGATGCCGGGTGACGCGGCAACAGTCGGCCGCAACGGCATGTCGCAGCATCCGCGGCGCTGCCCTGGCACCGCGGGGTTGCAGCAGTGCAGACGAACTTGATTTCCAGTGGGGACATCCATGCACACCGTGTTGACCGTGGAAGCGCTGTGCGCACGTCAGCAAGCCGGCGAACACCTCAAGTTCGTCCACTTCTGGGGGCATACGCCGAAACAGCCCGG is a genomic window containing:
- a CDS encoding NAD(P)H-dependent glycerol-3-phosphate dehydrogenase; this translates as MRDNAKKKIAVLGAGSWGTALASLTARHGYPTVLWGRDAVVAEAIGQRHENPRYLPGIALPEGLQATTDLAAAIDGADWILVVVPSHAFTDTLRQLAPLRPAQAGVAWATKGFEPGSGRFLHEVAQEILGEDVPLAVVTGPSFAKEVALDLPTAVTVHGDAAFAQQVADAMHGPTFRAYTGDDMVGAELGGAMKNVLAVATGVADGMELGLNARAGLITRGLNEMLRLAAAIGAKPETLMGLAGLGDLVLTCTGDLSRNRRLGLALGRGQPLQEAVRAIGQVVESVQTADEVMRQAERHGIDLPISNAVRAVLHGELTPAVGLQQLLAREQKPEYPTTLFS
- the secB gene encoding protein-export chaperone SecB — translated: MSDVTNNGAAAPAEAAAGPAFTIEKIYVKDVSFESPNAPSVFNDNAQPELQLNLNQRVQQLNEQAFEVVLAVTLTCTAGGKTAYVAEVQQAGVFGLVGLDPQAVDVLLGTQCPSILFPYVRSLVSDLIQAGGFPPFFLQPINFEALYAETLRQRAQQGEGQSLADSEPAGNA
- a CDS encoding rhodanese-like domain-containing protein, with product MNFEELLAFAGRNPMLALALVGLTIALIVTEVARLFRGYKSLRPAELTRLINAGNAVLVDLSASADFEKGHIAGSRNATASQFGPEHKLVANAKAQPVVLVCRTGTTADGAAKQLKKAGFEQVYVLEGGIAAWQQAELPLVKGR
- a CDS encoding YiiD C-terminal domain-containing protein, translated to MAADLSFEAFLQQLQRQFQAMPPVAALQVAVHAYADRRLHVVAPLAANINDKGNAFGGSLGSVMTLAGWGLVNCELHRAGLQADVYVADSQVRYLAPLYADLHAQANADTEGDWDVFVHTFRQRGRARIGIQAQVGAPGAAAAATLGGRFVAIAKG
- a CDS encoding uroporphyrinogen-III synthase, whose translation is MPGMSAHATAAPAWTLISLRPQGEHAPLRRAAARCGGRVLAVSPWRLQPRADPATRAALAAALAAPRVIVSSPAAVRAAAALQPLAARPGQCWLAVGAGTARALRQHGIAEVATPARMDSDGLLALPELAAPDLPVGLVTAPGGRGLIAAHLHARGTPLLRADVYVREPVPLRPADLARLRAAPPGVLALSSGEALHQLLAQLPDELARAWRMRPVVAASARLAALARDLGFTEVVQAAGPMPQQLVAAAVAIVTRSPPR
- a CDS encoding uroporphyrinogen-III C-methyltransferase: MTDEIPITPRRSTRWIWLLLVLATLAALAFAGWRGWDWWQARSARELAQQSDLQQQLQALQQAQDSLRRDQRATAQRLQDAASTNRVLRDEMLGLSQRSALLEANVAKLADSNRHGAQALRLDEVELLLNQGQQRLLLAGDAVGARRAYALASGVLDGIDDPQFLNLRQALLQERTALDALGDGPQARLAAQLDAFSASLAALPTQLPENAQQPLWQRLLAPLVKIRPSQGGVLAAGSERVAAHDALQLDLTLARAALERGDTRGYRSALAGAGRWLSRLWPESPQLRERRAALRTLANADLRPTIPELGTTLQQLRAMRDARSPS
- a CDS encoding heme biosynthesis HemY N-terminal domain-containing protein — translated: MKSLRSLIVLLIVIALGVIGAQWLGQDQVRQLGEVIVRVGGTDYIASLPQASLLLVIAFLALWLVWNVLSFPFRAWGRRRRKQSRARLLDGLAAAHAGQWTRAEKQLNAAAEDPEVSAIALIAAARAADARGDREATERHLRRLAERDAAAHALLQAELHLEQQRPVDAINALDVAAAQPLPPRGLLLRTEALARIGRAGEAYGQLGAIRQQQALPLEAIATLETRLAAASLDQAGDANALAERWESLPKSLRSEPAVVAAYAVRAAALRWDDAALRSLEQALDTRWDEGLAALYGRLPVEKYDSRRASAQRWLQAHPDSPSLLLTLARLARHQQQWPQAEEFLHRALALGAGAEAWEVFGDGHADAGDMLAAQRCYANALRVRRGEPAQPLPEPVAPVTPIAPDPDGTERRDAHGFPRLED
- a CDS encoding acetyl-CoA C-acetyltransferase, with amino-acid sequence MPAARPVAILGGVRIPFCRQNTAYADVGNLGMSVRTLGALVERYGLHGQQLGEVAMGAVIKHSSDWNLGREAALSSGLSPLTPGITLQRACGTSLDSIITVANKIALGQIESGIGGGSDTTSEVPIVYGKKLRARLLAANRAKSAGDKLRALTRGFKFAELKPEFPGVAEPRTGKSMGDHCEDMAKQWNISRDSQDAWAVSSHKKLAAAYERGFFADLIAPFRGVERDNILRADTSLEKLATLKPAFDKVSGRGTLTAANSTPLTDGAAAVLLASEDWAQAHGHVPMAYLRDAQVSAVDFVHGEGLLMAPTIAVPEMLKRHGLRLQDFDIYEIHEAFAAQVLCTLRAWESEDYCRTRLGLDAPLGQIDPAKINPLGSSLATGHPFAATGARIVATVAKQLVERGGGRALISICTAGGMGVVAIVER